One genomic segment of Schistocerca piceifrons isolate TAMUIC-IGC-003096 unplaced genomic scaffold, iqSchPice1.1 HiC_scaffold_2341, whole genome shotgun sequence includes these proteins:
- the LOC124742883 gene encoding trichohyalin-like: MKEEKTTEFKEKTTEFKEKTTEFKEKTTEFEEKTTEFEEKTTEFEEKTTEFEEKTTEFEEKTTEFEEKTTEFEEKTTEFEEKTTEFEEKTTEFEEKTTEFEEKTTEFEEKTTEFKEKTTEFKEKTTEFKEKTTEFKEKTTEFKEKTTEFKEKTTEFKEKTTEFKEKTTEFKEKTTEFKEKTTEFKEKTTEFKEKTTEFKEKTTEFKEKTTEFKEKTTEFKEKTTEFKEKTTEFKEKTTEFKEKTTEFKEKTTEFKEKTTEFKEKTTEFKEKTTEFKEKTTEFKEKTTEFKEKTTEFKEKTTEFKEKTTEFKEKTTEFKEKTTEFKEKTTEFKEKTTEFKEKTTEFKEKTTEFKEKTTEFKEKTTEFKEKTTEFKEKTTEFKEKTTEFKEKTTEFKEKTTEFKEKTTEFKEKTTEFKEKTTEFKEKTTEFKEKTTEFKEKTTEFKEKTTEFKEKTTEFKEKTTEFKEKTTEFKEKTTEFKEKTTEFKEKTTEFKEKTTEFKEKTTEFKEKTTEFKEKTTEFKEKTTEFKEKTTEFKEKTTEFKEKTTEFKEKTTEFKQKTTEFKQKTTEFKQKTTEFKQKTTEFKQKTTEFKQKTTEFKQKTTEFKQKTTEFKQKTTEFKQKTTEFKQKTTEFKQKTTEFKQKTTEFKQKTTEFKQKTTEFKQKTTEFKQKTTEFKQKTTEFKQKTTEFKQKTTEFKQKTTEFKQKTTEFKQKTTEFKQKTTEFKQKTTEFKQKTTEFKQKTTEFKQKTTEFKQKTTAVTNCDNFQKKQQQQTGKGGGEGEREDRLSQTPRRRPERARRRRQGGEGKEKKARRRRQGEEGKEKKARRRRQGEEGKEKKARRRRQGEEGKEKKARRRRQGEEGKEKKARRRRQGEEGKEKKARRRRQGEEGKEKKARRRRQGEEGKEKKARRRRQGEEGKEKKARRRRQGEEGKEKKARRRRQGEEGKEKKARRRRQGEEGKEKKARRRRQGEEGKEKKARRRRQGEEGKEKKARRRRQGEEGKEKKARRRRQGEEGKEKKARRRRQGEEGKEKKARRRRQGEEGKEKKARRRRQGEEGKEKKARRRRQGEEGKEKKARRRRQGEEGKEKKARRRRQGEEGKEKKARRRRQGEEGKEKKARRRRQGEEGKEKKARRRRQGEEGKEKKARRRRQGEEGKEKKARRRRQGEEGKEKKARRRRQGEEGKEKKARRRRQGEEGKEKKARRRRQGEEGKEKKARRRRQGEEGKEKKARRRRQGEEGKEKKARRRRQGEEGKEKKARRRRQGEEGKEKKARRRRQRK, encoded by the exons agaaaacaactgaattcaaagagaaaacaactgaattcaaagagaaaacaactgaattcaaagagaaaacaactgaattcgaagagaaaacaactgaattcgaagagaaaacaactgaattcgaagagaaaacaactgaattcgaagagaaaacaactgaattcgaagagaaaacaactgaattcgaagagaaaacaactgaattcgaagagaaaacaactgaattcgaagagaaaacaactgaattcgaagagaaaacaactgaattcgaagagaaaacaactgaattcgaagagaaaacaactgaattcgaagagaaaacaactgaattcaaagagaaaacaactgaattcaaagagaaaacaactgaattcaaagagaaaacaactgaattcaaagagaaaacaactgaattcaaagagaaaacaactgaattcaaagagaaaacaactgaattcaaagagaaaacaactgaattcaaagagaaaacaactgaattcaaagagaaaacaactgaattcaaagagaaaacaactgaattcaaagagaaaacaactgaattcaaagagaaaacaactgaattcaaagagaaaacaactgaattcaaagagaaaacaactgaattcaaagagaaaacaactgaattcaaagagaaaacaactgaattcaaagagaaaacaactgaattcaaagagaaaacaactgaattcaaagagaaaacaactgaattcaaagagaaaacaactgaattcaaagagaaaacaactgaattcaaagagaaaacaactgaattcaaagagaaaacaactgaattcaaagagaaaacaactgaattcaaagagaaaacaactgaattcaaagagaaaacaactgaattcaaagagaaaacaactgaattcaaagagaaaacaactgaattcaaagagaaaacaactgaattcaaagagaaaacaactgaattcaaagagaaaacaactgaattcaaagagaaaacaactgaattcaaagagaaaacaactgaattcaaagagaaaacaactgaattcaaagagaaaacaactgaattcaaagagaaaacaactgaattcaaagagaaaacaactgaattcaaagagaaaacaactgaattcaaagagaaaacaactgaattcaaagagaaaacaactgaattcaaagagaaaacaactgaattcaaagagaaaacaactgaattcaaagagaaaacaactgaattcaaagagaaaacaactgaattcaaagagaaaacaactgaattcaaagagaaaacaactgaattcaaagagaaaacaactgaattcaaagagaaaacaactgaattcaaagagaaaacaactgaattcaaagagaaaacaactgaattcaaagagaaaacaactgaattcaaagagaaaacaactgaattcaaagagaaaacaactgaattcaaagagaaaacaactgaattcaaagagaaaacaactgaattcaaagagaaaacaactgaattcaaagagaaaacaactgaattcaaagagaaaacaactgaattcaaagagaaaacaactgaattcaaagagaaaacaactgaattcaaagagaaaacaactgaattcaaagagaaaacaactgaattcaaagagaaaacaactgaattcaaacagaaaacaactgaattcaaacagaaaacaactgaattcaaacagaaaacaactgaattcaaacagaaaacaactgaattcaaacagaaaacaactgaattcaaacagaaaacaactgaattcaaacagaaaacaactgaattcaaacagaaaacaactgaattcaaacagaaaacaactgaattcaaacagaaaacaactgaattcaaacagaaaacaactgaattcaaacagaaaacaactgaattcaaacagaaaacaactgaattcaaacagaaaacaactgaattcaaacagaaaacaactgaattcaaacagaaaacaactgaattcaaacagaaaacaactgaattcaaacagaaaacaactgaattcaaacagaaaacaactgaattcaaacagaaaacaactgaattcaaacagaaaacaactgaattcaaacagaaaacaactgaattcaaacagaaaacaactgaattcaaacagaaaacaactgaattcaaacagaaaacaactgaattcaaacagaaaacaactgaattcaaacagaaaacaactgaattcaaacagaaaacaactgaattcaaacagaaaacaACAGCTGTTACAAATTGTGATAATTTTcaaaagaaacaacaacaacagacaggaaaa ggggggggagagggagagagagaggacagactgtctcaaacgccgaggcggagaccagagagggcgaggaggagaaggcaaggaggagaaggcaaggagaagaaggcaaggagaagaaggcaaggagaagaaggcaaggagaagaaggcaaggagaagaaggcaaggagaagaaggcaaggagaagaaggcaaggagaagaaggcaaggagaagaaggcaaggagaagaaggcaaggagaagaaggcaaggagaagaaggcaaggagaagaaggcaaggagaagaaggcaaggagaagaaggcaaggagaagaaggcaaggagaagaaggcaaggagaagaaggcaaggagaagaaggcaaggagaagaaggcaaggagaagaaggcaaggagaagaaggcaaggagaagaaggcaaggagaagaaggcaaggagaagaaggcaaggagaagaaggcaaggagaagaaggcaaggagaagaaggcaaggagaagaaggcaaggagaagaaggcaaggagaagaaggcaaggagaagaaggcaaggagaagaaggcaaggagaagaaggcaaggagaagaaggcaaggagaagaaggcaaggagaagaaggcaaggagaagaaggcaaggagaagaaggcaaggagaagaaggcaaggagaagaaggcaaggagaagaaggcaaggagaagaaggcaaggagaagaaggcaaggagaagaaggcaaggagaagaaggcaaggagaagaaggcaaggagaagaaggcaaggagaagaaggcaaggagaagaaggcaaggagaagaaggcaaggagaagaaggcaaggagaagaaggcaaggagaagaaggcaaggagaagaaggcaaggagaagaaggcaaggagaagaaggcaaggagaagaaggcaaggagaagaaggcaaggagaagaaggcaaggagaagaaggcaaggagaagaaggcaaggagaagaaggcaaggagaagaaggcaaggagaagaaggcaaggagaagaaggcaaggagaagaaggcaaggagaagaaggcaaggagaagaaggcaaggagaagaaggcaaggagaagaaggcaaggagaagaaggcaaggagaagaaggcaaggagaagaaggcaaggagaagaaggcaaggagaagaaggcaaggagaagaaggcaaggagaagaaggcaaggagaagaaggcaaggagaagaaggcaaggagaagaaggcaaggagaagaaggcaaggagaagaaggcaaggagaagaaggcaaggagaagaaggcaaggagaagaaggcaaggagaagaaggcaaggagaagaaggcaaggagaagaaggcaaggagaagaaggcaaggagaagaaggcaaggagaagaaggcaaggagaagaaggcaaggagaagaaggcaaggagaagaaggcaaggagaagaaggcaaggagaagaaggcaaggagaagaaggcaaggagaagaaggcaaggagaagaaggcaaggagaagaaggcaaaggaaatag